Within Lolium rigidum isolate FL_2022 chromosome 5, APGP_CSIRO_Lrig_0.1, whole genome shotgun sequence, the genomic segment ATCGATTTACTTTTTCCCGTAAAATTTATTTCTCTGTGTACTTTCTCCTTAGCCTATTCGCTAGGGTCAAAGCAAGTGCTGATGACGTGAAGAGATACAGAGATAGAGAGAGAACGAATGGATGTGAATGACTGCTTTATTGATACTTTGGTCAGGTTTATATACTACCCGAACCGTCGCTTACAATGTCGGTTATTACATGTTGGTGTCTCTTGGCAAAGGACACAACTGTTCGCTTTGCACAGCGAATGGAAAAATCACTAATATGCTAACTGCTATAGAGAATATTCTAAGGAATCTGCTAACTGCTTGATTAGCCTAAATCTAAAGCTAATTTATTCCTAACAAGGAAGTCCTGGGCCATGTGGCGCATGCGGTGATGCTGAAGTTCACAATCTATGTAGTAGTGTATATTCTTGTATATTCTGTATATATATACTGTAGCATGTGAAGTGGACTTGTTGGATGCAATTGTGTATACACATGCCTAGATAGTGACTCAGGTAGTTGGTTTGGTTAATACATCTGTGATCTACGTAGTGCTAACATTGGATCACCGATGCTGAGATCAATGTGGCCTCATTGTCGCCGTTTCAGAAATGTGGCTTCTCGATTCCAAGCACCGCCTAGGTGGCGTCCAATGGTATCATATCAATGCATGATGATCTGAATAAGGATTAATGAACCTCGTGCCAAATGCTGAGTAGGCTATGAGCAGACTTAAATGTATCAACGTGACGGCTCTGAACTGGAACAAGCCGCATGTTATTCCAACTCAGCAGTGCAAAATTGGCGAGGGACCAACATTGGCACTTTTTCAATGAGGCCTTCCAGCAGTTCaacaagaaaaataaatattATGAGGCCAAAAATAAATATTAAAGGAGCTTAACATGACAAATAATAACTACAATTCATATTTGCGGGCATGGTTAGTGCACGAGGACAAAGCAAACATTTTGTTAGTATTTCGATAGCTTATATTTGCGCAGGAGTATGCGCCACTCTGTAAGACTCCAAGGTACCGTAGCTCCAGAACGTGCATTTTGGATATGCTCTATATATATGATTAACCTGTACACTATACACCCCCCCTCCAAGCACACGACCGTGGCCTTCCTACCAAAACTTTACACAGCCAAGGGCGAAGAGCCAGAGGAAGACTATGCATTGCTCAGCAATACATTCTACGCCTTCGATTCGCATCCTAACAGGTACCTGAGATCACCCAGCTGGCATATGGTAACAGGCACCTCAAAATCGTGGTTTCATTTTCGGTAGTCTGGGACATGAGCAGATGAGCCCTTCATGTCAAACAATGCAGCAAAATTCACCCCTTCGTCTTCGCTTTTCAACTTCTGGGGTCTTCACTTCTTCCACGTCACTGTCAGAACAATACATAGTACGATCTGGTGTACTATGCATGACCTTTTCATTGTTTTTTGATCTGTCAGAGGATAAGATCACAATGCATTGTTCTTCAGTTTTTGAACTGTCAGAATCAGCTTTCATGGTATCATCGTCATCTACTCCATCAGACAACGTAGCTGCTTCTGAAAGAGCACAGGTTATGATCCTGCCACCACTGCTGCGAGTAGTCAAAGGTGTTCCTTCCAATGACCCAACCTCCATCAAGTATTCTTCATTACGTGTGCTAGTGCCTCCACCTCCCACGGGCATTCCTGATCCATCAGAGGGTAAGAAGATCTCAACGCCTTGTTCAGTTTTTGAGCGGTCAAAATCAGTTCTCATGGTATCATCGTCATCTACGCTATCAGACGACATAGCTGCTTCTGAAAGAGCACAGGCTACCGTCCTGCCATCACTGCTACGGGTAGTCAAAGGTGTTCCTTCCGATGACCTAACCTCCATGAAGTCTTCATTGCGTGAGCTAGTATCTCCACCTCCTGCAGCCATTCCTGAACTGTCACAAGGTGCAACCACTTCTGATTCCCCTTCCTTTATGATGCATTCTTCATCCTTGCCATCAGATGCAGCTGCCTCTGACATAATGTCATCAACCCTAGCATTCCCAAATAATTCCAGCAGTAGTTCTCGTATCAGGTTTCTTAAATCAGAAGCAACTTCAGATCTGAACCAGCTGCGACTAAACTGTGAAGGCAATACAAGCTGAGTGTTAAAACCTTTAGTAAGAAGCTCCCTAATAGATGAAGCCTTATAAAAACTAAAAATACAGAAAAGAGTTGGCACCACAAACCATGTCAAGGCTAACTCTTGTGAACCTTTCTGGTGCTTGTCTTATAAACTGTTGAATATAAAAAAGCATGAAGACGCCACAATCATACGCATTGTTCTGCCCTGGAACCTAGTCATTGTACAATTATAATGAATTAAGAGTAACATGTACTGTAATTTAATTGCAGACcataatctgaacattttttcaaCACAAACATCCAGGAAtcaaatagcaaaaaaaaaatatatatctcaACCACAACTGCACCATAAAATACTCAACTATATGTACGATAATGTTGCTTGAATGGGCATGGGCCACTATGAGTTACTGTAACGCACGCAGTACTGTACCCTAGATACTCATGTGTCAGAGATATCATCTTTCACTTATAACTGTTAGTTTGATTAGGATGATGTACTTATAAGAGTTTCACTTCAGGTCTTTTCTATAATACGAACAAGATATGCACATCTATATACGAAGAAAAAGCCAGTGTGGCACATGTACACTGATTGACCCgacaaataacaaaacaaaaactatggACCCAATGACCTGGATAATTACCAACCTAAAGAGTTTGCAGATGACAGTTCTGAGCCATAGGTGATAAGTCTAGTTAATCCTACAAAAGGCTatgcatatactccctccgttccaaaaataagtgtctcacctttgtctagatacacatgtatctaaACGCATTTTAGTTATAATAGATACATCCATGTTTagaaaaagttgagacacttattttagaatggagggagtaacttATAAAATCAAGCAAGAACAAATAATCAACTTTTCGTTATCAAAAGTCTATATTTCTCGCTATTCAACCCTTATTACCTTTAACACACGCCAGCATGGTCTGCTTCTATAAGGTATCTACCCATCATGAACACTTACCTCAACTATTTCCTTCTGTATATTACTCGGAAGATCCTGCCATATTGTCTCTGAAATCGAAATTTCAGAAGGAGGGTTCTCCCTTAAATGACGCCATTCTTCTTCAAGGTATCTACAAAGAGTACAATTGAGGACATCAGCATTATGAAAGGGCTCTTTCCCTATCAAAATCATATAACTCATTAACAAGTTAGCCAGCCATGAAACATCAGTCGTAATAGTTACAGAAATTTCCAGCTGGCACTCAGGTTGGTCACTCACTTCCCAACTGTGTCAAAAAGCTGAGCACTGGGGTGCATCCCTAAGGAGTCCAGATGAAGTATGATTGGTCCTGAATTACTCTCTTTTGCAGGCATGCATACAATTATCAAGCTCCAGTGCGACCTAATTAAAGAGAAAGAAGGATTCAGCAGAAATACACATAGAAGTGTAATGTTGTTATTATTATTACTATCCTCATAGGCCACAGCATGAACCTTGTATGTACAATGATTCAGAGCAATTTGATTGATGCATTATCTCAGCTTCGTGTTGCAGATTCAGTTGAAGCATAACATTATGTAACAATACCATAGAACTTTATCCAAGAATATCTTTTGAGGATAAAGTGATCAATAATATGCACAACTGATATTGCATATGAATAACACACTATAGTGGTTAGGCTTTCAATGCGGCTATGCAAACATTTCACGAAAAGATCTTAGAATTCCGAAGCAAGTATGTACTTACATTCCATGGATTGGCAAGATAAGGTATCCTCTCTGAAATATATTGACACCTTTCCACCATCTTCTCAACTTCGAGAACTTAACCTAGAACAAAAGTAGAGCATTGCAATATAAAATTACCATATGAAGATGATTAGATACTTCATAAACAAGAAAGATAAGGTCATGAAAGAGTACTAGGTAGTGAACTACTAAGATAAGATTACAAAAGAGTGCCAAGCTTGGTTGCTATCACATTTTAGCAAGGAAGCAACAAAAGCTAATCTCCAAAGTACTCGTGTATCCACAACAACAGAACTTGAGAAATTTGTATTTTTGCGCCATTAATCCTATGATATATAAAAATTTAAGTTCATGGCACAAAAAATGATACCTTATCCAACAATGCTTCTTGAAGCTTGCTATAAAAATATGTGTTGAACATGTAGAATTTGTCCGTGCCATATTCCATATGCATTTCGGCTCTTTTGATGTATCTGCCAGAAGAATATAACTGAAAGAGTTAAACAGAAAAATCAATTGGTAGGGCAAAGTTCTTATGAACAGAACTCAGAAGTTAATTCAATTGcaactgcactaaatcaaaataaacATAATGCTATTTTTATTAATGCATCCAGCTCAACAGCTCAAATAGATAGCTTGATGATATTTCAGACATTTCAATGCCAACAGGCAATACAACTACTGCTCATTAACATCTACTATTCTCAAATTAAATCCTGCAACGATTGCCTCTTATTATTCAAAATTCTGTAGTTTGTATTGCACTAAATTGAACACATATCAAAGAAAGGCGATGACATGCTCAAGCAGTCTCTAAAAAGAGAAGGTCATAGAATGACATGAAGTAAAACTTAAAAATAGGAATACATATTCTTAACTGAATGTAGTAGTTTATCACTGGCGATGACACATATACTCCAGGATTAAGACATTTTATATCCGAACTGCTGAGCTCTACGGCTTCCGGATTATCACTGTTCACATGGGTAGTGTTAATGACAAAACTTAAAAAAAATCTTCATATCATGAACTGATTCTCAGGAAACAATGCACGGTGTTCACCTTGACGGATAGTAGATTTTTAAGTCCTTCCTGAAAAACCGGTAGTTTTATCAGAAAGATGAATCAAAAGCTTAGCTCAGCACATATAACACGGCAACCACAATTTTGGGGAGAAGCATACCATTTGTCTGGCACCTCACATTCTACAGGTTCATCAGGTTGCGGATCTTCATCATCCAAGAGAACCACAGCATTAACCTAAGAGGCAATTCAATATAATAATTCAATCGTGTAAGGTAAACTTTTCATGTAAAAGTGGCATTGGGATAATCTATTAATGGAAGGCATAACATAGTGCCCAAGAACTGTCCTGGTAATGGTTTATGATGGTCTAACTTCAATGCAATGTCTTAATTAGCATGGCCAAACTACTAGTGGAAATTATTAGCAGTGTATACTAAATGGAGGAGGAGTTATGCTTTCTGCAGAAGCCAACATCAGTAACACTCGAGCAACAGGAAATGCGGATGATTTGTATAGAGTAAAACCTAAGATAACTTTTAAACCGTAATTTTATTGTCATAGTTGATCGACACTTGGTCAGCATGCCCACCTTTTGATGCAGAAGAGATGAATCTTCGTGATGTGCCTTCCTCCTGTGTCAAAGAGTTGAAAAGGAATGTCACattaatattttggtaaaatataaATAGTACATTGAGATGTATTGAATAGAAGTCCTTAAAGATATGCCCTGAGTAAGTGGATAATATATACACAATAATTAATACCACAGAATTGTGCTCTAGAAGAATTCAGCAGAATATGTacacaacatcaaagcctttttcccaagcaacttcgcgtaggctagatatgaaacccaacagaaacaaaataaaataaaaaagcagAATTCGGTAGAGCATGTATTCCACACATTTCTATTAACTTATGCCAAACATGTCTAACCAATTGGAGTACTGGCTCTCTGTATTATGCCAAATGTATAAGAAAGAAAATGGCAAAGGACATCTATAAAAAAAAACATCAGAGAAGGCATTCTCTTCCAAACAAAATGGAAAACTGACATGGCTTTGCAGAATGCTTTACAGTAGATGTATGAAATCGGCATGAAGCCACCAACTAAAGTGATACAACATACTATTACCATCTTGATTGATCAAAAAACAATCAATAGTCCTGTGTTCAGAACACTAATGCTACTACCAAGGTCTGCATTACTCCAGAACACAACCTAACTAAGTAAAGAAATGCATTATTCCTAGAAAGTACTTTGTTACAAGAGAGTGGTTTCTTATAAATTGCAGCTAAGAAACAAACTGATATTTGAAATCAAACATAAAATTCTGTAAATCGAAAGGCCTTGAAATTGTGAAACACCAAAAGAAAATACACAGGCAGTAATACTAGTAAAATGCAGTGCGCATGGGAGAAATACTATGATTTAGTAGGATGGAGATCCTAAACCAGGTTGGGCAAGGATGCAAGGAACAGAGACTGTCAAGAGACAGAAGTGCACACATATGAGGCATCATAAGAAGCTTACACTAGATGTTATGTTCCGTTTCTATTAGAAATGGATAAGGGGTGTTGCCCTGATATTTCTGAAGAAATGACACATACCTCTCTGCATTAGTTCTGTAATAATAGTTGTTCCCATTCTGCCGAGACTTTTCATTATCACGTTCCTTTGGATCAACGGCGCGAACTCTCATTGTGTGCCCACGTAAAGGTGTTGGTGATGTTGTGCTTGAGTACATCTTCTCCGCTGGAATAGGCTTCCTTAGTCCAGCTTGGTTAGAACTGCTG encodes:
- the LOC124655702 gene encoding ubiquitin-like-specific protease 1D, producing the protein MFKATAGDADACFDSTPPPPTRKGKAASPSSGDVYVISPPSAPAKRRRRRAEEEAGGEFRWMSNEGMRRDVEQMSDGELQREIAGMRSFGGLLAGDKRVRHQRFLPLLEAEALQRRTRKDAAKDAGDRNPGAPSRADVYAFDGEDAQVEDTARKYLRNSSPIRPKKKNYGLLGVRTRSSSNQAGLRKPIPAEKMYSSTTSPTPLRGHTMRVRAVDPKERDNEKSRQNGNNYYYRTNAERRKAHHEDSSLLHQKVNAVVLLDDEDPQPDEPVECEVPDKWKDLKIYYPSSDNPEAVELSSSDIKCLNPGVYVSSPVINYYIQYIKRAEMHMEYGTDKFYMFNTYFYSKLQEALLDKVKFSKLRRWWKGVNIFQRGYLILPIHGMSHWSLIIVCMPAKESNSGPIILHLDSLGMHPSAQLFDTVGKYLEEEWRHLRENPPSEISISETIWQDLPSNIQKEIVEVPGQNNAYDCGVFMLFYIQQFIRQAPERFTRVSLDMFSRSWFRSEVASDLRNLIRELLLELFGNARVDDIMSEAAASDGKDEECIIKEGESEVVAPCDSSGMAAGGGDTSSRNEDFMEVRSSEGTPLTTRSSDGRTVACALSEAAMSSDSVDDDDTMRTDFDRSKTEQGVEIFLPSDGSGMPVGGGGTSTRNEEYLMEVGSLEGTPLTTRSSGGRIITCALSEAATLSDGVDDDDTMKADSDSSKTEEQCIVILSSDRSKNNEKVMHSTPDRTMYCSDSDVEEVKTPEVEKRRRRGEFCCIV